The DNA region TGGAGGTCACCAAGAGCTCCGTCCGTCGTGAGCGCATGGGTCACATCGAGCTCGCCGCTCCCGTCACCCACATCTGGTACTTCAAGGGCGTGCCCTCGCGTCTGGGCTACCTGCTCGACATGGCGCCGAAGGACCTCGAGAAGGTCATCTACTTCGCCGCCTACATGGTCATCTCGGTCGACGAGGAAGCTCGTCACCGCGACCTGGGCACGCAGGAGAACAACATCCGCCTCGAGCTGAAGACGCTCGGCGACCGCCGCGATGCCAAGATCGCGGAGCGCCTGGCCAAGCTGGAGGAGGAGCTCGCTGCCCTCGAGGCAGAGGGTGCCAAGGCCGACGCCAAGAAGAAGGTCAAGGACGCCGCCGAGAAGGAGATGTCGCTCATCCGCAAGGGTGCCGACGAGGCGATCCTGAAGCTGGAGCGCGTGTGGGAGGACTTCCGCACCCTCGAGGTCGGTGCTCTGCGCCCGGAGGACGACGTCTTCCACGAGCTGCAGGACCGCTTCGGCCAGTACTTCGAGGCCTACATGGGCGCCGAGTCGATCCAGCGTCGCCTCGCGGCGTTCGACCTCGTCGCCGAGGCGGAGAACCTGCGTCTGCAGATCTCCGAGGGCAAGGGCCAGCGCAAGATCCGTGCGATCAAGCGCCTCAAGGTCGTCAGCTCGTTCCTCGAGACCGGCATGAGCCCGGCCGCGATGGTCCTCGACGTCGTCCCGGTGATCCCGCCGGAGCTGCGCCCGATGGTCCAGCTCGACGGTGGCCGCTTCGCGACCTCCGACCTGAACGACCTGTACCGCCGTGTGATCAACCGCAACAACCGTCTTCGTCGTCTGATCGACCTCGGTGCCCCCGAGATCATCGTCAACAACGAGAAGCGCATGCTGCAGGAGGCCGTCGACGCACTGTTCGACAACGGTCGCCGTGGTCGTCCCGTCACCGGTACCGGCAACCGTGCCCTGAAGTCCCTCAGCGACATGCTGAAGGGTAAGCAGGGTCGTTTCCGCCAGAACCTGCTCGGAAAGCGTGTCGACTACTCGGGCCGTTCGGTCATCATCGTCGGCCCGCAGCTGAAGCTGCACCAGTGCGGTCTGCCCAAGCAGATGGCTCTGGAGCTCTTCAAGCCGTTCGTGATCAAGCGCCTGATCGACCTCGGTCACTCGCAGAACATCAAGGCGGCCAAGCGCGCCGTCGAGCGCACCCGTCCCGAGGTCTGGGACGTGCTCGAGGAGATCATCCGCGAGCGTCCGGTGCTGCTCAACCGTGCACCCACCCTGCACCGTCTGGGCATCCAGGCGTTCGAGCCTCAGCTCGTCGAGGGCAAGGCCATCCAGCTGCACCCGCTCGTCTGCGCGGCGTTCAACGCCGACTTCGACGGCGACCAGATGGCTGTCCACCTGCCGCTGTCGGTCGAGGCTCAGGCCGAGGCCCGCGTGCTGATGCTCGCGTCGAACAACATCCTGAAGCCGTCTGACGGCCGTCCGGTCACCCTGCCTTCGCAGGACATGATCATCGGTCTGCACCACCTGACCACGGTCAAGGAGGGCGCAGCCGGTGAGGGCCGTGCGTTCGGTTCCGTGGGCGAGGCGATCCTGGCCAAGGACGAGGGTTCCCTCGACCTGCAGGCGAAGATCCGCATCCGCATCCCCGGTCTGACCTTCCTCGAGGGCGAAGCTCCCGAGGGCTACGAGCGTCACGGTCTCGTCGACGCCTCGCTGGGTCAGGCGATCTTCAACGACACGCTGCCCAAGGGCTACCCGTTCGTCCGCGAGCAGGCCGACAAGAACAAGCTGTCGCAGATCGTCAACAAGCTGGCCGAGGAGTACCCCAAGGTCGAGACGGCTGCCTCGCTGGACCGCATCAAGGACGCCGGTTTCTACTGGGCAACGCGCTCCGGTGTGACCGTCGCCCTCAGCGACATCCTCACCCCGCCGAACAAGGCGGAGATCGTCGCCGGCTACGAGAAGCAGGCCGCGAAGGTCCAGTCGCAGTACGAGAAGGGTCTGACGACCGACTCCGAGCGTCGCCAGGAGCTCATCAAGATCTGGACCGAGGCCACCGACGAGGTCCAGGCCGCCATGAAGGCGAACTTCCCCGAGGACAACACCATCAACCGCATGGTGTCGTCGGGTGCTCGTGGTAACTGGCTGCAGATCCGGAACATCGCCGGTATGCGTGGTCTGGTGAACAACCCCAAGGGTGAGATCATCCCGCGTCCGATCATCTCCTCGTACCGCGAGGGTCTGTCGGTTGCGGAGTACTTCATCGCGACGCACGGTACCCGTAAGGGTCTGGCCGACACCGCTCTGCGTACCGCCGACTCGGGTTACCTGACCCGTCGTCTGGTCGACGTCTCGCAGGACGTCATCATCCGCGAAGAGGACTGCGGCACGTCGAAGGGCCTCGAGCTCCCGATCGCCGCACCGAACTCGCAGGGTGAGCTCGTGCGCGACGCGAACGTCGAGAACTCGGTGTTCGCTCGTACGCTGGCCTCCGATGTCGTGAGCGAGTCGGGCGAGGTTCTCGCCTCGGCCGGTGACGACGTGGGTGACGTGCTGATCGACAAGCTCGTCGGGCTCGGTGTCGAGAGCATCAAGGTGCGCTCGGTCCTGACCTGCGACTCCGCCGTCGGTGTCTGCGCGCAGTGCTACGGCCGTTCGCTCGCGACCGGCAAGACCGTCGACATCGGCGAGGCCGTCGGCATCATCGCGGCCCAGTCGATCGGTGAGCCCGGTACCCAGCTGACGATGCGTACGTTCCACACGGGTGGTTCGGCATCGGCGGATGACATCACGCAGGGTCTTCCCCGTGTGCAGGAGCTCTTCGAGGCGCGTACCCCCAAGGGCGCGTCGCCGATCGCCGAGGCCGATGGCCGCATCGCGATCGACGAGACCGACAAGGGCAAGAAGGTCATCCTCACGCC from Microbacterium sp. SY138 includes:
- the rpoC gene encoding DNA-directed RNA polymerase subunit beta', with product MLESTTFDELRIGLATADHIRAWSYGEVKKPETINYRTLKPEKDGLFGEQIFGPSRDWECACGKYKRVRFKGIVCERCGVEVTKSSVRRERMGHIELAAPVTHIWYFKGVPSRLGYLLDMAPKDLEKVIYFAAYMVISVDEEARHRDLGTQENNIRLELKTLGDRRDAKIAERLAKLEEELAALEAEGAKADAKKKVKDAAEKEMSLIRKGADEAILKLERVWEDFRTLEVGALRPEDDVFHELQDRFGQYFEAYMGAESIQRRLAAFDLVAEAENLRLQISEGKGQRKIRAIKRLKVVSSFLETGMSPAAMVLDVVPVIPPELRPMVQLDGGRFATSDLNDLYRRVINRNNRLRRLIDLGAPEIIVNNEKRMLQEAVDALFDNGRRGRPVTGTGNRALKSLSDMLKGKQGRFRQNLLGKRVDYSGRSVIIVGPQLKLHQCGLPKQMALELFKPFVIKRLIDLGHSQNIKAAKRAVERTRPEVWDVLEEIIRERPVLLNRAPTLHRLGIQAFEPQLVEGKAIQLHPLVCAAFNADFDGDQMAVHLPLSVEAQAEARVLMLASNNILKPSDGRPVTLPSQDMIIGLHHLTTVKEGAAGEGRAFGSVGEAILAKDEGSLDLQAKIRIRIPGLTFLEGEAPEGYERHGLVDASLGQAIFNDTLPKGYPFVREQADKNKLSQIVNKLAEEYPKVETAASLDRIKDAGFYWATRSGVTVALSDILTPPNKAEIVAGYEKQAAKVQSQYEKGLTTDSERRQELIKIWTEATDEVQAAMKANFPEDNTINRMVSSGARGNWLQIRNIAGMRGLVNNPKGEIIPRPIISSYREGLSVAEYFIATHGTRKGLADTALRTADSGYLTRRLVDVSQDVIIREEDCGTSKGLELPIAAPNSQGELVRDANVENSVFARTLASDVVSESGEVLASAGDDVGDVLIDKLVGLGVESIKVRSVLTCDSAVGVCAQCYGRSLATGKTVDIGEAVGIIAAQSIGEPGTQLTMRTFHTGGSASADDITQGLPRVQELFEARTPKGASPIAEADGRIAIDETDKGKKVILTPDSGDEPVIYPVLKRATLLVEDGQHVTVGQPILVGTLDPKEIMRVMGAREVQRYLVGGVQGVYRSQGVPIHDKHIEVIVRQMLRKVTVVDHADTTLLPGEMVDLKRYQSINREAVAEGKRPASGRPELMGITKASLATESWLSAASFQETTRVLTEAAMQGKRDPLVGLKENVIIGKLIPAGTGLSKYRDVTVEATEEAKSERYPNRIFASDGAYADGDFGYVDFDAFSTDDITPGTYN